From the genome of Lotus japonicus ecotype B-129 chromosome 6, LjGifu_v1.2, one region includes:
- the LOC130724115 gene encoding uncharacterized protein LOC130724115 — protein sequence MGTEEGNGKWGTWEELILGAAVLRHGTQDWKVVAGELRVRTPCPDAFTPENCEAKYEEFLKRYSGSTAWYEELKKARIAELKRALEQSDKKIGALESKLESLKAEKNEKIDDRHVENGSGSPASHEPSQKLERVESSNKELSKDGLSAGSFTHETRTTNWSPERQVPAEDTETKPEASHSSEQVKVLNVDNLTNTIYEGQVGSLKKRRGKRKRKDCGRNIKEAASMGESDLLDSADVVSLCKESSTSNYDEVAKSSGVDDQIKNLKKTGAGEIMEMLDSIFETQGASAFRRRLDSQKRGKYKKMIRRHMDFDTIRSRISDKTIKSARELFRDLLLLANNALVFYSKSTRVYKSAMLLRDLVTKKMRETSKGISSSKVTTTSEANESSKLPVQNPRVKPRSVRPGNRKIVAKATGGNNSASGVSDGAKKPCKVDSPSPVESLTVKKKAFGRPKKVGRGTAGPKPATPLKGKKRVRTKG from the exons ATGGGGACGGAGGAGGGGAATGGGAAATGGGGCACCTGGGAGGAGCTCATCCTCGGTGCGGCCGTTCTCCGCCACGGAACCCAAGACTGGAAGGTGGTCGCCGGCGAGCTCCGAGTCCGAACCCCTTGTCCTGATGCTTTTACTCCAGAG AATTGTGAAGCCAAGTATGAAGAATTTCTAAAGCGGTATTCTGGGAGCAC GGCTTGGTATGAGGAGCTTAAGAAGGCTAGAATAGCAGAGCTGAAGAGAGCTCTGGAGCAATCTGATAAAAAGATTGG GGCTCTTGAGTCGAAGCTTGAATCCCTCAAGGCTGAGAAGAATGAAAAAATAGATGATCGTCATGTTGAAAATGGCTCAGGAAGTCCAGCATCACATGAACCTTCACAGAAGTTGGAGAGAGTTGAATCTTCCAATAAAGAGCTTTCGAAGGATGGGCTATCTGCTGGGAGTTTCACGCATGAAACCAGGACAACAAACTGGTCTCCTGAACGCCAGGTTCCAGCCGAGGATACCGAGACTAAGCCTGAAGCTTCACACTCTAGTGAGCAGGTTAAAGTTTTGAATGTAGATAACTTGACAAATACTATTTATGAGGGACAAGTAGGAAgtctgaagaaaagaagaggaaagaggaagaggaaggatTGTGGCAGAAATATTAAGGAAGCAGCAAGTATGGGAGAAAGTGACTTATTGGATTCAGCTGATGTAGTGTCCTTGTGTAAAGAAAGTTCTACCAGCAACTATGATGAAGTTGCCAAGTCTTCTGGTGTAGATGATCAAATCAAGAACTTGAAAAAGACTGGGGCAGGAGAAATAATGGAGATGTTAGATTCTATTTTCGAAACTCAAGGAGCCTCCGCCTTCCGACGCAGACTTGATAGTCAG AAGAGAGGAAAGTACAAGAAGATGATCCGGCGGCACATGGACTTCGACACCATAAGGTCAAGGATTAGCGACAAAACAATCAAGTCAGCTAGAGAACTTTTCCGGGACCTGCTGCTACTGGCTAACAATGCTCTAGTCTTCTACTCCAAGAGCACTCGCGTGTATAAATCTGCTATGCTGCTAAGAGACCTTGTCACCAAAAAAATGAGGGAGACTTCCAAGGGTATTAGCAGCAGCAAAGTCACCACCACCTCCGAGGCTAATGAGTCTTCAAAATTACCTGTGCAAAATCCTCGTGTGAAACCAAGAAGTGTACGCCCGGGTAACAGAAAAATTGTTGCTAAGGCAACTGGTGGCAACAACTCTGCATCTGGGGTGTCTGATGGAGCTAAGAAACCCTGTAAAGTTGATTCTCCTTCCCCAGTGGAATCCTTAACTGTTAAGAAGAAAGCTTTTGGTCGACCGAAAAAGGTTGGACGTGGAACCGCAGGACCAAAGCCTGCAACACCATTGAAAGGGAAGAAAAGAGTTAGAACAAAGGGATAG
- the LOC130724051 gene encoding uncharacterized protein LOC130724051 isoform X2, whose protein sequence is MTTIKSLRWLMRKKSGLSDGGKSSWKMKQLPFMAVVCTVMLFIVYRTTKYQYHQEEIDRQWSFWGETKAYPATSRMLRGLPRGIIHASSDLELKPLWLRSNSRSKASVYSNRNLLAVPVGIKQKRNVDIMVQKFLSANFTIILFHYDGNVDGWLNLGWSSKAAHIVAQNQTKWWFAKRFLHPDIVSIYDYIFLWDEDLGVQHFSPSRYIKIIKEEGLEISQPALDPNSTEIHHRITVRARSKKVHRRVYERRGNTRCSDASEGPPCTGFVEGMAPVFSRSAWYCTWHLIQNDLVHGWGMDMKLGYCAQGDRTKKVGVVDSEYVVHKGIQTLGGSDHGTTKVSKLKKTTTQKQGGAAIDMRAEIRRQSTWELEIFKKRWNEAVSVDKNWVDPFRSRTDQRRIRRWRGTH, encoded by the exons ATGACGACTATCAAATCATTGAGATGGCTGATGAGGAAAAAGAGTGGCTTGTCTGATGGG GGAAAATCAAGTTGGAAGATGAAACAGCTGCCTTTCATGGCAGTTGTGTGTACAGTAATGTTGTTCATTGTGTATAGAACTACAAAGTATCAATATCACCAAGAAGAG ATTGACAGACAATGGAGTTTCTGGGGAGAGACAAAG GCATATCCCGCAACTTCTAGGATGTTGAGAGGCTTGCCACGAGGTATAATACATGCTAGTTCAGATCTTGAGCTAAAGCCATTATGGTTGAGAAGTAATTCAAGGTCAAAG GCTAGTGTTTACTCCAATCGTAACTTGCTGGCAGTTCCAGTTGGTATTAAGCAAAAGCGTAATGTTGATATCATGGTGCAAAAG TTCCTTTCAGCAAATTTTACTATTATTTTGTTCCATTATGATGGCAATGTGGATGGATGGTTGAATCTTGGCTGGAGTAGCAAAGCCGCACATATTGTTGCACAGAATCAAACAAAGTG GTGGTTTGCAAAAAGATTTTTACATCCAGATATAGTTTCTATTTATGATTATATCTTTCTGTGGGATGAGGATTTAGGAGTGCAGCATTTTTCTCCATCAAG ATACATTAAAATTATAAAGGAAGAAGGTTTGGAGATATCCCAACCAGCTCTTGATCCAAATTCAACTGAGATACATCATAGAATCACAGTCCGAGCTAGAAGCAAGAAAGTTCATAG ACGAGTCTATGAGCGCAGGGGCAATACAAGATGTTCAGATGCAAGTGAAGGGCCTCCATGCACTGG GTTTGTAGAAGGTATGGCTCCAGTTTTCTCTCGATCTGCCTGGTATTGTACATGGCATCTTATACAG AATGACCTTGTACATGGATGGGGAATGGATATGAAACTAGGATATTGTGCACAG GGTGATCGAACTAAAAAAGTGGGAGTTGTTGATAGTGAATATGTTGTTCATAAGGGAATACAGACCCTGGGTGGGAGTGATCATGGTACAACAAAG gtttcaaaacttaaaaagacaacTACG CAGAAACAAGGTGGAGCAGCAATTGATATGCGAGCTGAG ATACGAAGACAGTCAACATGGGAACTTGAAATCTTCAAAAAGCGTTGGAATGAAGCTGTTTCTGTGGACAAAAACTGGGTTGATCCATTTAGGAGTAGAACTGACCAAAGACGCATTAGAAGATGGCGCGGCACCCATTAA
- the LOC130724051 gene encoding uncharacterized protein LOC130724051 isoform X1, translating to MTTIKSLRWLMRKKSGLSDGQGKSSWKMKQLPFMAVVCTVMLFIVYRTTKYQYHQEEIDRQWSFWGETKAYPATSRMLRGLPRGIIHASSDLELKPLWLRSNSRSKASVYSNRNLLAVPVGIKQKRNVDIMVQKFLSANFTIILFHYDGNVDGWLNLGWSSKAAHIVAQNQTKWWFAKRFLHPDIVSIYDYIFLWDEDLGVQHFSPSRYIKIIKEEGLEISQPALDPNSTEIHHRITVRARSKKVHRRVYERRGNTRCSDASEGPPCTGFVEGMAPVFSRSAWYCTWHLIQNDLVHGWGMDMKLGYCAQGDRTKKVGVVDSEYVVHKGIQTLGGSDHGTTKVSKLKKTTTQKQGGAAIDMRAEIRRQSTWELEIFKKRWNEAVSVDKNWVDPFRSRTDQRRIRRWRGTH from the exons ATGACGACTATCAAATCATTGAGATGGCTGATGAGGAAAAAGAGTGGCTTGTCTGATGGG cagGGAAAATCAAGTTGGAAGATGAAACAGCTGCCTTTCATGGCAGTTGTGTGTACAGTAATGTTGTTCATTGTGTATAGAACTACAAAGTATCAATATCACCAAGAAGAG ATTGACAGACAATGGAGTTTCTGGGGAGAGACAAAG GCATATCCCGCAACTTCTAGGATGTTGAGAGGCTTGCCACGAGGTATAATACATGCTAGTTCAGATCTTGAGCTAAAGCCATTATGGTTGAGAAGTAATTCAAGGTCAAAG GCTAGTGTTTACTCCAATCGTAACTTGCTGGCAGTTCCAGTTGGTATTAAGCAAAAGCGTAATGTTGATATCATGGTGCAAAAG TTCCTTTCAGCAAATTTTACTATTATTTTGTTCCATTATGATGGCAATGTGGATGGATGGTTGAATCTTGGCTGGAGTAGCAAAGCCGCACATATTGTTGCACAGAATCAAACAAAGTG GTGGTTTGCAAAAAGATTTTTACATCCAGATATAGTTTCTATTTATGATTATATCTTTCTGTGGGATGAGGATTTAGGAGTGCAGCATTTTTCTCCATCAAG ATACATTAAAATTATAAAGGAAGAAGGTTTGGAGATATCCCAACCAGCTCTTGATCCAAATTCAACTGAGATACATCATAGAATCACAGTCCGAGCTAGAAGCAAGAAAGTTCATAG ACGAGTCTATGAGCGCAGGGGCAATACAAGATGTTCAGATGCAAGTGAAGGGCCTCCATGCACTGG GTTTGTAGAAGGTATGGCTCCAGTTTTCTCTCGATCTGCCTGGTATTGTACATGGCATCTTATACAG AATGACCTTGTACATGGATGGGGAATGGATATGAAACTAGGATATTGTGCACAG GGTGATCGAACTAAAAAAGTGGGAGTTGTTGATAGTGAATATGTTGTTCATAAGGGAATACAGACCCTGGGTGGGAGTGATCATGGTACAACAAAG gtttcaaaacttaaaaagacaacTACG CAGAAACAAGGTGGAGCAGCAATTGATATGCGAGCTGAG ATACGAAGACAGTCAACATGGGAACTTGAAATCTTCAAAAAGCGTTGGAATGAAGCTGTTTCTGTGGACAAAAACTGGGTTGATCCATTTAGGAGTAGAACTGACCAAAGACGCATTAGAAGATGGCGCGGCACCCATTAA
- the LOC130724051 gene encoding uncharacterized protein LOC130724051 isoform X3, translating to MTTIKSLRWLMRKKSGLSDGQGKSSWKMKQLPFMAVVCTVMLFIVYRTTKYQYHQEEIDRQWSFWGETKAYPATSRMLRGLPRGIIHASSDLELKPLWLRSNSRSKASVYSNRNLLAVPVGIKQKRNVDIMVQKFLSANFTIILFHYDGNVDGWLNLGWSSKAAHIVAQNQTKWWFAKRFLHPDIVSIYDYIFLWDEDLGVQHFSPSRYIKIIKEEGLEISQPALDPNSTEIHHRITVRARSKKVHRRVYERRGNTRCSDASEGPPCTGFVEGMAPVFSRSAWYCTWHLIQNDLVHGWGMDMKLGYCAQGDRTKKVGVVDSEYVVHKGIQTLGGSDHGTTKVSKLKKTTTKQGGAAIDMRAEIRRQSTWELEIFKKRWNEAVSVDKNWVDPFRSRTDQRRIRRWRGTH from the exons ATGACGACTATCAAATCATTGAGATGGCTGATGAGGAAAAAGAGTGGCTTGTCTGATGGG cagGGAAAATCAAGTTGGAAGATGAAACAGCTGCCTTTCATGGCAGTTGTGTGTACAGTAATGTTGTTCATTGTGTATAGAACTACAAAGTATCAATATCACCAAGAAGAG ATTGACAGACAATGGAGTTTCTGGGGAGAGACAAAG GCATATCCCGCAACTTCTAGGATGTTGAGAGGCTTGCCACGAGGTATAATACATGCTAGTTCAGATCTTGAGCTAAAGCCATTATGGTTGAGAAGTAATTCAAGGTCAAAG GCTAGTGTTTACTCCAATCGTAACTTGCTGGCAGTTCCAGTTGGTATTAAGCAAAAGCGTAATGTTGATATCATGGTGCAAAAG TTCCTTTCAGCAAATTTTACTATTATTTTGTTCCATTATGATGGCAATGTGGATGGATGGTTGAATCTTGGCTGGAGTAGCAAAGCCGCACATATTGTTGCACAGAATCAAACAAAGTG GTGGTTTGCAAAAAGATTTTTACATCCAGATATAGTTTCTATTTATGATTATATCTTTCTGTGGGATGAGGATTTAGGAGTGCAGCATTTTTCTCCATCAAG ATACATTAAAATTATAAAGGAAGAAGGTTTGGAGATATCCCAACCAGCTCTTGATCCAAATTCAACTGAGATACATCATAGAATCACAGTCCGAGCTAGAAGCAAGAAAGTTCATAG ACGAGTCTATGAGCGCAGGGGCAATACAAGATGTTCAGATGCAAGTGAAGGGCCTCCATGCACTGG GTTTGTAGAAGGTATGGCTCCAGTTTTCTCTCGATCTGCCTGGTATTGTACATGGCATCTTATACAG AATGACCTTGTACATGGATGGGGAATGGATATGAAACTAGGATATTGTGCACAG GGTGATCGAACTAAAAAAGTGGGAGTTGTTGATAGTGAATATGTTGTTCATAAGGGAATACAGACCCTGGGTGGGAGTGATCATGGTACAACAAAG gtttcaaaacttaaaaagacaacTACG AAACAAGGTGGAGCAGCAATTGATATGCGAGCTGAG ATACGAAGACAGTCAACATGGGAACTTGAAATCTTCAAAAAGCGTTGGAATGAAGCTGTTTCTGTGGACAAAAACTGGGTTGATCCATTTAGGAGTAGAACTGACCAAAGACGCATTAGAAGATGGCGCGGCACCCATTAA
- the LOC130722257 gene encoding secretory carrier-associated membrane protein-like isoform X1, which translates to MAGRYDKNPFDEEEVNPFSDPAVKGKTSSQSNYSGGAFYTTNPGSVAPASNSRLAPLNPEPADYNYFGATVDIPLDSSKDLKKKEKELQAKEAELKRREQEVRRKEEAAARAGIVLEEKNWPPFFPIIHHDIANEIPIHLQRLQYVAFTSLLGLVLCLTWNVVAVTAAWIKGEGVKIWFLAIIYFIAGVPGAYVLWYRPLYRAFRTDSAMKFGWFFLFYLLHLGFCILAAVAPPIVFKGKSLTGILSAIDVIDDHTVIGILYFIGFGLFCLEILVGIWVIQQVGMYFRGSGKAAEMKREAARGTLRAAI; encoded by the exons ATGGCCGGCCGCTACGACAAGAACCcctttgatgaagaagaagtcaATCCCTTCTCT GATCCAGCTGTGAAGGGAAAAACATCAAGCCAATCAAATTATAGTGGGGGTGCATTTTACACCACA aATCCTGGAAGCGTTGCCCCTGCGTCAAACTCAAGGCTTGCACCTCTTAATCCTGAACCTGCTGATTATAACTATTTTGGGGCCACCGTTGATATACCTCTTGATTCATCAAAG gatttgaaaaagaaggaaaaggaaCTCCAAGCCAAGGAGGCTGAATTGAAAAGACGGGAACAG GAAGTCCGACGGAAAGAAGAAGCTGCTGCACGAG CTGGCATTGTTCTTGAGGAGAAGAATTGGCCGCCATTTTTTCCAATTATCCATCATGATATTGCTAACgaaattccaattcatcttcaAAGATTGCAATATGTTGCATTTACTTCATTGTTAG GATTGGTGTTGTGCCTTACATGGAACGTTGTAGCTGTCACTGCAGCTTGGATTAAGGGAGAAG GTGTAAAAATATGGTTTCTTGCTATTATCTACTTCATAGCAGGGGTTCCTGGAGCATACGTCCTGTGGTATCGCCCATTATATCGTGCTTTTAG GACTGATAGTGCTATGAAGTTTGGATGgttttttctgttttacttg CTTCACCTCGGGTTCTGCATCTTAGCTGCAGTTGCTCCTCCTatagttttcaaaggaaaatcccTGAC TGGCATTCTGTCAGCCATAGATGTGATTGATGACCATACTGTGATTGGG ATTTTATACTTCATTGGATTCGGATTATTCTGCCTTGAAATATTGGTCGGCATCTGGGTTATTCAG CAAGTGGGTATGTACTTCCGCGGCAGTGGTAAGGCTGCTGAGATGAAGCGCGAAGCTGCAAGAGGAACATTGAGGGCTGCTATATGA
- the LOC130722257 gene encoding secretory carrier-associated membrane protein-like isoform X2, which produces MAGRYDKNPFDEEEVNPFSNPGSVAPASNSRLAPLNPEPADYNYFGATVDIPLDSSKDLKKKEKELQAKEAELKRREQEVRRKEEAAARAGIVLEEKNWPPFFPIIHHDIANEIPIHLQRLQYVAFTSLLGLVLCLTWNVVAVTAAWIKGEGVKIWFLAIIYFIAGVPGAYVLWYRPLYRAFRTDSAMKFGWFFLFYLLHLGFCILAAVAPPIVFKGKSLTGILSAIDVIDDHTVIGILYFIGFGLFCLEILVGIWVIQQVGMYFRGSGKAAEMKREAARGTLRAAI; this is translated from the exons ATGGCCGGCCGCTACGACAAGAACCcctttgatgaagaagaagtcaATCCCTTCTCT aATCCTGGAAGCGTTGCCCCTGCGTCAAACTCAAGGCTTGCACCTCTTAATCCTGAACCTGCTGATTATAACTATTTTGGGGCCACCGTTGATATACCTCTTGATTCATCAAAG gatttgaaaaagaaggaaaaggaaCTCCAAGCCAAGGAGGCTGAATTGAAAAGACGGGAACAG GAAGTCCGACGGAAAGAAGAAGCTGCTGCACGAG CTGGCATTGTTCTTGAGGAGAAGAATTGGCCGCCATTTTTTCCAATTATCCATCATGATATTGCTAACgaaattccaattcatcttcaAAGATTGCAATATGTTGCATTTACTTCATTGTTAG GATTGGTGTTGTGCCTTACATGGAACGTTGTAGCTGTCACTGCAGCTTGGATTAAGGGAGAAG GTGTAAAAATATGGTTTCTTGCTATTATCTACTTCATAGCAGGGGTTCCTGGAGCATACGTCCTGTGGTATCGCCCATTATATCGTGCTTTTAG GACTGATAGTGCTATGAAGTTTGGATGgttttttctgttttacttg CTTCACCTCGGGTTCTGCATCTTAGCTGCAGTTGCTCCTCCTatagttttcaaaggaaaatcccTGAC TGGCATTCTGTCAGCCATAGATGTGATTGATGACCATACTGTGATTGGG ATTTTATACTTCATTGGATTCGGATTATTCTGCCTTGAAATATTGGTCGGCATCTGGGTTATTCAG CAAGTGGGTATGTACTTCCGCGGCAGTGGTAAGGCTGCTGAGATGAAGCGCGAAGCTGCAAGAGGAACATTGAGGGCTGCTATATGA